In Gossypium raimondii isolate GPD5lz chromosome 12, ASM2569854v1, whole genome shotgun sequence, a single window of DNA contains:
- the LOC105763776 gene encoding pheophytinase, chloroplastic — translation MEVVSQHSPPCCHLNRRLLVKKRSSRQQVKIPLCRKRRILCSKVHYRTESRALSNKDHSLLNGKVTRPSKPVEGFSGDSNGYVIGSEDEVGSMSETGDSITMVLIPGLPDESNGECGAPISSCFWEWKPKFNVHYEISGSQNVNSPPLLFLPGFGVGSFHYEKQLKDLGRDYRVWAIDFLGQGMSLPTENPTSSSKEEDLVWGFGDKTEPWATDLVYSMDLWRDQVLYFVEEVIGEPVYLVGNSLGGFVALYFAARNPQLVKGVTLLNATPFWGFLPNPIKSPRLARIFSWSGTFPLPESIRKLTEFVWQRISDPECIADVLRQVYADHSLNVDNVFHCILETTQHPAAAASFASIMFAPQAELSFREALSRCDMNGVPICLMYGKEDPWVKPVWGLEVKKHVPEAPYYEISPAGHCPHDEVPEVVNYLLRGWIKSLESQGAAALPLLDDMQSENIQSSIAKDLEFVRQGSNKSVIVRFMGSSFSLWNRMESYFTSCFAKLETK, via the exons ATGGAAGTAGTCTCGCAGCATTCCCCTCCATGCTGTCATTTAAACAGGAGATTATTAGTAAAGAAAAGATCAAGTAGACAGCAAGTAAAAATCCCTTTGTGTAGAAAACGAAGAATTTTGTGTAGCAAGGTTCATTACAGAACTGAGTCACGGGCATTATCTAATAAAGATCACTCTTTGCTGAATGGGAAAGTTACAAGGCCATCCAAGCCTGTTGAAGGGTTCAGTGGGGATTCTAATGGTTACGTGATTGGTAGTGAAGATGAAGTTGGAAGCATGTCAGAAACTGGGGATTCAATAACCATGGTTTTGATTCCAGGGCTGCCTGATGAGTCCAATGGTGAATGTGGTGCTCCAATCAGTAGTTGCTTCTGGGAGTGGAAACCTAAATTTAATGTGCATTATGAGATATCCGGTTCTCAAAATGTGAATTCTCCGCCGTTACTCTTTCTTCCTGGTTTTGGTGTTGGTTCTTTTCATTATGAAAAACAGCTCAAGGATTTGGGTCGTGATTATCGGGTATGGGCAATTGATTTTCTTGGGCAAGGCATGTCATTGCCTACTGAGAATCCCACATCCTCCTCCAAGGAGGAGGATCTTGTGTGGGGATTTGGGGATAAAACTGAACCATGGGCTACTGATCTGGTTTACTCTATGGACTTATGGCGGGATCAAGTTCTCTATTTCGTAGAAGAG GTCATAGGTGAACCAGTTTACCTCGTAGGGAACTCACTAGGAGGATTTGTTGCTCTATACTTTGCAGCACGTAATCCTCAATTAGTGAAGGGTGTTACACTACTTAATGCAACTCCTTTTTGGGGATTTCTACCTAATCCAATAAAATCTCCTAGACTAGCAAGGATATTTTCATGGTCTGGAACATTTCCTCTACCAGAAAGTATCAGAAAGCTGACGGAATTTGT CTGGCAAAGGATAAGTGACCCTGAATGTATAGCAGATGTACTTAGACAGGTATATGCGGATCATTCTTTAAATGTTGACAACGTGTTTCATTGTATTCTTGAGACAACACAGCATCCTGCTGCTGCTGCATCATTTGCTTCAATCATGTTTGCTCCTCAAGCAGAGCTTTCCTTCAGGGAGGCTTTATCAAG GTGTGATATGAACGGTGTGCCTATATGTCTCATGTATGGAAAAGAAGACCCCTGGGTGAAGCCTGTGTGGGGTCTTGAGGTGAAAAAGCATGTTCCTGAAGCTCCGTACTATGAGATCAGCCCGGCAGGGCATTGCCCTCATGACGAAGTTCCTGAG GTGGTAAATTATTTGCTACGTGGATGGATCAAAAGCCTGGAGTCTCAGGGTGCAGCTGCATTACCCTTGCTAGATGACATGCAATCTGAAAATATTCAGAGTAGCATTGCCAAGGACTTGGAATTTGTGAGGCAAGGATCAAACAAATCTGTGATTGTGCGATTTATGGGATCCAGCTTCTCACTTTGGAACAGGATGGAATCCTACTTTACATCTTGCTTTGCCAAGTTGGAAACCAAATAG
- the LOC105763774 gene encoding protein transport protein SEC31 homolog B — translation MACIKGVNRSASVALAPDAPYMAAGTMAGAVDLSFSSSASLEIFKLDFQNDDRELTVVGEYPSSERFNRLTWAKNGSASDEFSPGLIAGGLVDGNIDLWNPLTLLGSETSEQALIGHLSRHKGPVRGLEFNAFAPNLLASGADDGEICIWDLATPAQPSHFPPLRGSGSAVQGEISFLSWNSKVQHILASTSYNGTTVVWDLKKQKPVISFADSVRRRSSVLQWHPDVATQLIVASDEDGSPALRLWDMRNIMSPVKEFVGHTKGVIAMAWCPSDSSYLLTCAKDNRTICWDTVTGEIVCELPAGTNWNFDVHWYPKIPGVISASSFDGKIGIYNIEGCCRYGVGEGDFGAVSLRAPKWYKRPVGASFGFGGKMVSFCPRASGVGTSASSEVFVHYLVTEESLVSRSSEFESAIQNGERSSLRVLCEKKSQESESQDDRETWGFLKVMFEDDGTARTKLLMHLGFSLPAEEKDTVQDDLSCSLNDITLEDKVAEKVGHEVEKEATLFAADNGEDFFNNLPSPKTDTPVSPSGDNFAIESGVPSEELIPQESDGLEESVDQSFNDSVQRALVVGDYKGAVNQCIAANKMSDALVIAHVGGASLWESTCDQYLKISHSPYLKVVSAMVNNDLMSLVKTRPLKFWKETLALFCTFAQREEWTVLCDSLASKLMASGNTLAATLCYICAGNIDKTVEIWSRCLTTEHDGKSYIDLLQDMMEKTIVLALATGQKQFSASLCKLVEKYAEILASQGLLMVAMEYLKLLGSYELSPELEILKDRIALSMEPEKETKSASFGNSHPTSGPVFDPSRHLYPESATSQIQPNVPTTYDESYQRSFPSYGGYAPPASYQAPANIFVPTPAPPHASQANFAPSSGTTQPAVRPFIPSNPPVLRNADQYQQPTTLASQLYPGSANPTYPAPLASGSLASVPSQMGSVPGPKMPQVVAPPPASTGFMPVTNASVVQRPGMSPMQPSSPTQPALLQPAPAPAAPPPTMQTVDTSNVPAHQKPVITTLTRLFNETSQALGGSRANPAKKREMEDNSKKIGALFAKLNSGDISKNASDKLIQLCQALDNNDFGTALQIQVLLTTSEWDECNFWLATLKRMIKTRQNVR, via the exons ATGGCGTGTATAAAAGGGGTGAATAGATCGGCGTCAGTGGCACTGGCGCCGGACGCGCCATATATGGCAGCGGGGACCATGGCTGGAGCAGTGGATCTATCATTCAGCTCATCGGCGAGTCTAGAGATCTTTAAGCTTGATTTCCAGAATGACGATCGTGAGCTTACCGTCGTAGGCGAGTATCCCAGCTCAGAGCGCTTTAACCGCCTCACTTGGGCCAAGAACGGATCCGCTTCCGATGAGTTTTCACCCGGGCTCATTGCTGGTGGCCTCGTTGATGGCAACATCGATCTTTGGAATCCCTTAACCCTGCTTGG CTCCGAGACAAGTGAACAAGCTCTGATTGGACATCTTTCAAGGCACAAAGGGCCT GTTCGTGGTCTTGAGTTCAATGCCTTTGCTCCAAACTTACTAGCGTCTGGGGCAGATGATGGTGAAATCTGCATCTGGGATTTGGCAACACCTGCACAACCCTCTCATTTTCCGCCTCTTAGG GGTAGCGGTTCTGCTGTTCAAGGTGAAATTTCATTTCTCTCTTGGAATAGCAAGGTTCAACATATATTGGCATCAACTTCATACAATGGAACGACTG TTGTTTGGGACTTGAAGAAGCAAAAACCAGTGATAAG CTTTGCAGATTCAGTTAGAAGAAGAAGTTCTGTTTTGCAGTGGCATCCTGATGTTGCCACTCAACTTATTGTTGCATCTGATGAAGATGGTTCCCCTGCACTTAGG CTTTGGGACATGCGGAACATAATGTCACCAGTGAAGGAGTTTGTAGGGCACACAAAAG GTGTAATTGCAATGGCATGGTGTCCCTCTGATAGCTCTTATTTGCTGACATGTGCCAAAGATAATAGGACTATTTGTTGGGATACAGTTACTGGAGAG ATTGTCTGTGAACTGCCTGCTGGTACGAACTGGAACTTTGATGTTCACTGGTATCCAAAGATACCTGGAGTGATATCAGCATCTTCCTTTGATGGCAAGATTGGAATTTACAATATTGAG GGTTGCTGCCGATATGGTGTTGGGGAGGGTGATTTTGGTGCAG TGTCTTTGAGAGCTCCAAAATGGTATAAACGTCCTGTTGGGGCTTCTTTTGGTTTTGGAGGAAAAATGGTCTCTTTTTGCCCTCGGGCATCTGGTGTAGGTACTTCTGCATCATCAGAG gttttcgTGCATTACTTAGTTACCGAAGAAAGCCTGGTCAGCCGTTCATCTGAATTTGAATCTGCGATACAGAATGGGGAGAGGTCTTCTCTAAGGGTTTTATGCGAAAAGAAATCTCAAGAGTCTGA ATCTCAGGATGATCGAGAAACATGGGGCTTCTTGAAGGTGATGTTTGAAGATGATGGAACAGCTAGGACAAAGTTGCTTATGCATCTTGGCTTTAGTCTACCTGCAGAAGAAAAAGATACTGTACAAGATGACCTCTCATGTAGTCTGAATGATATTACACTTGAGGATAAAGTTGCAGAAAAAGTAGGCCATGAAGTTGAGAAAGAAGCTACTCTCTTTGCAGCTGATAATGGCGAAGATTTCTTCAATAATCTTCCAAGTCCCAAAACTGATACGCCTGTTTCTCCATCTGGTGATAATTTTGCCATTGAGAGTGGAGTTCCTAGCGAAGAGTTAATACCTCAAGAATCAGATGGACTGGAGGAAAGTGTAGATCAATCATTTAATGATTCTGTTCAACGCGCTTTGGTGGTGGGTGACTATAAAGGGGCTGTTAATCAGTGCATTGCAGCAAATAAAATGTCTGATGCTTTAGTTATTGCTCATGTTGGTGGTGCTTCATTATGGGAGAGCACATGTGACCAATATCTAAAGATTAGCCATTCACCATACCTGAAG GTTGTCTCTGCAATGGTGAACAATGATCTCATGAGCCTTGTCAAGACCAGACCTTTGAAATTCTGGAAAGAAACATTAGCTCTCTTCTGTACA TTTGCCCAGAGAGAGGAGTGGACTGTACTTTGTGATTCGCTTGCTTCAAAACTAATGGCCTCTGGTAATACTCTGGCAGCAACTCTTTGTTATATATGCGCTGGAAACATTGATAAAACAGTAGAGATTTGGTCAAGGTGCCTGACAACTGAACATGATGGGAAATCTTACATTGATCTTCTCCAG gATATGATGGAAAAGACCATTGTCTTGGCTTTGGCAACTGGACAGAAACAATTTAGTGCATCTCTATGCAAGCTTGTTGAgaaatatgctgaaattttggCTAGTCAGGGGCTTCTAATGGTAGCAATGGAGTACCTGAAACTCTTGGGGTCTTATGAGCTGTCACCCGAACTCGAGATCTTAAAAGATCGTATAGCACTCTCTATGGAACCTG AGAAAGAAACTAAATCTGCTAGTTTTGGTAATTCTCATCCAACAAGTGGACCAGTCTTTGACCCTTCGCGACATTTATATCCG GAGTCAGCCACATCGCAAATTCAGCCAAATGTTCCTACTACCTATGATGAAAGTTATCAGCGTTCTTTTCCATCATATGGAGGATATGCTCCTCCTGCCTCGTATCAAGCTCCTGCCAATATCTTTGTTCCAACCCCTGCTCCTCCTCATGCATCCCAG GCAAATTTCGCTCCTTCATCTGGCACCACTCAGCCTGCTGTTAGACCCTTTATTCCTTCTAATCCTCCTGTTCTACGAAATGCAGATCAATACCAGCAGCCAACTACCTTGGCTTCTCAGTTATATCCT GGTAGTGCCAACCCTACTTATCCTGCACCCCTTGCTTCTGGTTCACTTGCATCTGTCCCATCACAAATGGGATCAGTTCCTGGCCCCAAAATGCCCCAAGTTGTTGCTCCCCCCCCAGCATCTACAGGATTTATGCCAGTAACTAATGCATCTGTTGTTCAAAGACCTGGGATGAGCCCAATGCAACCATCCAGCCCTACACAGCCAGCATTACTACAACCAGCTCCAGCACCTGCTGCTCCTCCACCAACCATGCAGACTGTTGATACTTCAAATGTCCCTG CACACCAGAAACCTGTAATCACAACCTTAACCAGACTTTTCAATGAAACATCTCAAGCACTGGGAGGCTCACGAGCAAACCCAGCTAAGAAGCGTGAAATGGAAgacaattcaaaaaaaatcggTGCCTTGTTTGCCAAGCTCAACAGTGGAGACATTTCAAAAAATGCTTCCGATAAGCTTATTCAACTCTGCCAGGCTTTGGACAATAATGATTTTGGTACAGCTCTACAAATCCAG GTTCTTCTTACTACTAGTGAGTGGGATGAGTGCAACTTTTGGCTTGCAACTCTAAAGCGGATGATTAAGACAAGGCAGAATGTAAGGTAA